A genome region from Populus alba chromosome 3, ASM523922v2, whole genome shotgun sequence includes the following:
- the LOC118028427 gene encoding 1-aminocyclopropane-1-carboxylate synthase — MVFKLNNHLLSGIASSNGHGEDSPYFEGWKAYDSNPHHLTENPDGVIQMGLAENQLCFDLIQDWLKNNPKASICTPEGVNEFREVAIFQDYHGLPEFRNAVAKFMEKVRGNKVTFDPDRIVMNGGATGAHETIAFCLADPGEAFLVPTPYYPGFDRDLRWRTGVKLIPVDSESSNNFKVTREALENAYEMAKLDNIKVKGLLITNPSNPLGTMLDRETLRSIVSFINEKNIHVVCDEIYAATVFSQPDFISIAEILQEDIECNLDLVHIVYSLSKDMGFPGLRVGIIYSYNDAVVSCARKMSSFGLVSSQTQHMIASMLSDDEFVGKFIRESKRRLAARHRIFTYGLAQVSIKCLKTSNAGLFLWMNLSGLLKENTFESEMALWRVIIHEVKLNVSPGCSFHCTEPGWFRVCFANMDDQTMQVALSRIRTFVNKDVDTKKPKKTLRWQGSLKLTSPRIYDDFINSPRSPIPRSPLVRART; from the exons atggttTTCAAGTTGAATAACCACTTGTTGTCTGGTATAGCAAGCAGCAACGGACATGGTGAAGACTCCCCATATTTTGAAGGCTGGAAAGCCTATGACAGTAACCCCCATCATCTCACGGAGAATCCAGATGGGGTTATCCAGATGGGTCTTGCTGAGAATCAG CTTTGCTTTGATTTGATTCAAGACTGGCtcaaaaacaacccaaaagcCTCCATTTGCACTCCCGAAGGAGTTAATGAGTTCAGAGAGGTAGCCATCTTTCAGGACTATCATGGCCTGCCAGAATTTAGAAAT GCTGTAGCAAAGTTCATGGAAAAAGTGAGAGGAAATAAGGTTACATTTGATCCTGACCGCATTGTTATGAATGGAGGAGCTACCGGAGCTCATGAAACAATTGCCTTTTGCTTGGCAGATCCCGGCGAGGCATTTTTGGTACCTACTCCTTATTATCCAGG ATTCGATCGAGATTTGAGATGGAGAACAGGAGTAAAGCTCATTCCAGTTGATTCTGAAAGTTCTAACAACTTCAAGGTAACAAGAGAAGCCTTGGAAAATGCCTATGAGATGGCGAAATTAGACAACATCAAAGTAAAGGGCTTGCTCATAACCAATCCATCAAACCCGTTGGGCACCATGCTAGATAGGGAAACTCTAAGAAGCATTGTGAGCTTCATCAATGAAAAGAACATCCATGTAGTCTGTGATGAGATTTATGCAGCCACGGTTTTCAGCCAGCCTGATTTCATTAGCATAGCAGAGATACTACAGGAAGATATTGAATGCAATCTTGATCTTGTACACATTGTTTACAGCCTGTCAAAGGACATGGGGTTCCCTGGCCTTAGGGTTGGCATTATCTATTCTTACAACGATGCAGTAGTGAGTTGCGCCCGGAAAATGTCGAGCTTCGGATTGGTATCCTCGCAAACTCAGCACATGATAGCATCGATGCTATCAGATGATGAATTTGTGGGGAAGTTCATTAGGGAAAGCAAAAGGAGATTAGCCGCAAGGCATAGAATCTTCACTTATGGACTTGCTCAAGTAAGCATTAAGTGCTTGAAGACAAGTAATGCTGGCCTGTTTTTGTGGATGAATTTGAGTGGACTCCTCAAAGAAAATACATTTGAATCTGAAATGGCACTATGGCGAGTTATAATCCATGAAGTCAAGCTCAATGTTTCGCCAGGTTGTTCTTTTCATTGCACGGAGCCAGGGTGGTTTCGGGTTTGCTTTGCCAACATGGATGACCAGACCATGCAAGTTGCTTTGTCAAGAATCAGAACATTTGTCAATAAGGATGTCGACACCAAGAAGCCTAAAAAGACCCTACGCTGGCAAGGCAGCCTTAAACTCACCTCTCCTCGAATATACGATGATTTCATCAATTCTCCGCGCTCTCCCATACCTCGATCGCCCCTTGTTCGAGCAAGGACTTAG